A genome region from uncultured Desulfovibrio sp. includes the following:
- a CDS encoding Crp/Fnr family transcriptional regulator translates to MIRNDNGPEQRLRTALQGRALAGVLDDRDWRELAARMRVADFAPGEILFHEGGPCEALPLVLSGEVKLVKAGPEGREHVLHLTRPGAFCDVGALFYSGGLPCTAEAVTTGRALWLDKKTLQDSVTRNPALAGYLLRVLAHRQRLFINKVAGSQGVISVARRVAGWLLHRSRMEKSDSIALSGTRELWARLLGVSRESLSRELNALARAGVIRLERRRVELLRRDILEKNAHE, encoded by the coding sequence ATGATCCGCAATGACAATGGTCCCGAGCAGCGCCTGCGCACGGCATTGCAGGGGCGCGCGCTGGCCGGGGTGCTGGATGACAGAGACTGGCGGGAGCTGGCTGCCCGCATGCGCGTGGCGGACTTTGCGCCCGGCGAGATTCTGTTTCATGAAGGCGGCCCCTGCGAGGCCCTGCCCCTGGTGCTGTCCGGCGAGGTCAAGCTGGTCAAGGCCGGACCGGAAGGCCGGGAACATGTGCTGCATCTGACCCGGCCGGGGGCCTTTTGTGATGTGGGGGCACTTTTCTATTCGGGGGGCCTGCCCTGCACGGCCGAGGCCGTGACCACCGGTCGCGCCCTGTGGCTGGACAAAAAGACGCTCCAGGACAGCGTGACGCGCAATCCGGCGCTGGCGGGCTATCTGCTGCGCGTGCTGGCGCACCGGCAGCGCCTGTTCATCAACAAGGTGGCCGGTTCGCAGGGCGTCATTTCCGTGGCGCGGCGCGTGGCGGGCTGGCTTCTGCACCGCAGCAGAATGGAAAAGAGCGACAGCATTGCCCTGTCGGGCACCAGGGAACTCTGGGCGCGTCTGCTGGGCGTGAGCCGGGAAAGCCTGAGCCGTGAACTCAATGCCCTGGCCCGGGCCGGCGTCATCCGTCTGGAACGGCGGCGCGTGGAGCTGCTGCGCCGGGATATTCTGGAGAAGAACGCCCATGAATAG
- the hcp gene encoding hydroxylamine reductase yields MFCNQCEQTARGRGCTVLGVCGKNEAVAAQQDRLVAALRRLAAVALAARACGMVDEQVDDFAFKALFATLTNVNFDPADLVALEEACRTQAAGLAAKAGLPAPESGADAFIAGLPVATDSLSPNEDVRSAMQLLLYGLKGVAAYADHAAVLGRRDPAVAAFLYTGLVAGTPLSQTTYDLDGWLELLMECGRTNLRAMELLEDGNTGTFGHPVPTPVSLGQRKGPAILVSGHDLPDLMALLEQTRDTGIQVYTHGEMLPAHGYPALHAFPHLAGHYGTAWQNQQKELPHFPGAVLFTTNCIQEPRGYADRVFTSGNVGWPGCVHCQDRNFAPVIQKALELPGFPEDVPGGTVLTGFGRQTLLGAAPALLDAVGKGAVRHIFLVGGCDGARPGRNYYTELVEKIPADCLVLTLACGKFRFFDKDLGRIGDLPRLLDVGQCNDAYAAVRTALALAEALHCGVNDLPLSLILSWYEQKAVSILLTLLALGVKNIRLGPSLPAFVSPNLLQILVERWGIRPIATPDADLKDILG; encoded by the coding sequence ATGTTCTGCAATCAGTGTGAACAAACTGCCAGAGGCAGGGGCTGTACCGTGCTGGGCGTCTGCGGCAAGAATGAAGCCGTGGCGGCACAGCAGGACAGGCTTGTGGCTGCGCTGCGCCGTCTTGCTGCCGTGGCGCTGGCTGCCCGCGCATGCGGCATGGTGGACGAACAGGTGGATGATTTTGCGTTCAAGGCCCTGTTTGCCACGCTGACCAATGTGAATTTTGATCCTGCCGATCTTGTGGCGCTGGAAGAGGCCTGCCGCACGCAGGCAGCCGGTCTGGCCGCGAAGGCGGGACTGCCTGCCCCCGAAAGCGGAGCAGACGCCTTCATTGCCGGTCTGCCCGTGGCGACGGACAGCCTGTCCCCCAACGAGGACGTGCGCTCGGCCATGCAGCTGCTGCTGTACGGCCTCAAGGGCGTGGCGGCCTATGCCGACCATGCGGCCGTGCTGGGACGGCGTGATCCGGCGGTGGCGGCCTTTCTGTATACCGGCCTGGTGGCGGGAACGCCCCTGAGCCAGACGACCTATGATCTGGACGGCTGGCTGGAACTGCTCATGGAATGCGGCCGGACCAACCTGCGGGCCATGGAGCTGCTGGAAGACGGCAATACCGGCACCTTTGGTCATCCCGTGCCCACGCCGGTTTCCCTGGGACAGCGCAAGGGGCCGGCCATTCTGGTGTCGGGCCATGATCTGCCGGACCTCATGGCCCTGCTGGAGCAGACCCGCGACACAGGCATCCAGGTCTATACCCACGGGGAAATGCTGCCCGCTCACGGCTATCCCGCGCTGCATGCCTTCCCGCATCTGGCCGGGCACTACGGCACGGCCTGGCAGAATCAGCAGAAGGAGCTGCCGCATTTCCCCGGCGCGGTGCTCTTTACCACCAACTGCATTCAGGAGCCGCGCGGCTATGCGGACCGGGTGTTCACGTCCGGCAATGTGGGCTGGCCCGGCTGCGTGCACTGCCAGGACCGCAACTTTGCCCCGGTCATCCAGAAGGCCCTGGAACTGCCCGGCTTCCCCGAGGACGTGCCCGGCGGCACCGTGCTGACGGGCTTTGGCCGCCAGACGCTGCTTGGTGCGGCTCCCGCCCTGCTGGACGCCGTGGGCAAGGGTGCCGTGCGTCACATCTTCCTGGTGGGGGGCTGCGACGGCGCCCGGCCCGGACGGAATTACTATACGGAGCTGGTGGAAAAGATTCCGGCCGACTGCCTGGTGCTTACCCTGGCCTGCGGCAAGTTCCGCTTCTTTGACAAGGACCTGGGCCGCATCGGCGACCTGCCCCGCCTGCTGGATGTGGGCCAGTGCAATGATGCCTACGCGGCGGTGCGCACGGCCCTGGCACTGGCCGAGGCCCTGCACTGCGGCGTCAATGATCTGCCGCTGTCCCTCATTCTCTCCTGGTACGAACAGAAGGCCGTGAGCATCCTGCTGACCCTGCTGGCCCTGGGCGTGAAGAATATCCGCCTTGGCCCCAGCCTGCCGGCCTTTGTGTCGCCCAATCTGCTCCAGATTCTGGTGGAGCGCTGGGGCATCCGGCCCATTGCCACGCCGGATGCGGATCTGAAGGATATCCTGGGCTGA
- a CDS encoding MFS transporter produces MSDERLWTKDFIVITLANFFLMINYFMLFVVMADYSMSTFQASPAMAGAASGMFMVGALIARLFTGAFIERYGHRALCLLGLGSNLILSCTYFLAQSMIVLLGVRLLHGAAYGMASTSLSTMVSRMVPEAHRGEGLGYYMLSYALSTAVGPFIGVSLMQTGSFSIQFWLCIAFMVVSLALAMVSHELWRGTPSAVGVVFIRPLWRNFLEPCALPISCLGFLVYIAYSSIMTFLPPYARELDLTETASFFFVVYSAAMLFSRPEAGKLFDRRGPDFVMFPSIACLALGVLTLSFCSNGTMMLVSGGLIGAGIGVIQSCGLTIAVQATPPEHVGLANSTYFVFLDIAVGFGPAVLGILQPFTGYGGMYFAMALLCASCLLVYARIRPRRNR; encoded by the coding sequence ATGAGCGACGAACGCCTCTGGACCAAGGACTTCATTGTCATCACACTGGCCAACTTCTTTCTGATGATCAACTATTTCATGCTCTTCGTCGTCATGGCAGACTACTCCATGAGCACCTTTCAGGCCTCGCCCGCCATGGCCGGCGCCGCCAGCGGCATGTTCATGGTGGGCGCTCTGATAGCCCGCCTCTTCACCGGGGCCTTCATCGAGCGCTACGGGCATCGCGCCCTCTGCCTGCTGGGTCTCGGCAGCAACCTGATCCTGAGCTGCACCTATTTTCTGGCCCAGTCCATGATCGTGCTGCTGGGAGTACGCCTGCTGCACGGCGCGGCCTACGGCATGGCCTCCACCTCCCTGAGCACCATGGTCTCGCGCATGGTGCCGGAGGCGCACCGCGGCGAGGGCCTGGGCTACTATATGCTGAGCTATGCCCTGTCCACGGCTGTCGGTCCCTTCATCGGCGTCAGCCTCATGCAGACGGGCAGCTTTTCCATCCAGTTCTGGCTCTGCATTGCCTTCATGGTGGTGAGTCTGGCCCTGGCCATGGTTTCTCACGAACTCTGGCGCGGCACGCCCAGCGCCGTGGGCGTCGTCTTCATAAGGCCCCTGTGGCGCAATTTTCTTGAACCCTGCGCCCTGCCCATCAGCTGCCTGGGTTTCCTCGTCTACATTGCCTATTCCAGCATCATGACCTTCCTGCCGCCCTATGCCAGAGAGCTGGACCTGACGGAAACGGCCAGCTTCTTCTTTGTGGTCTATTCGGCGGCCATGCTCTTTTCCCGGCCGGAAGCCGGCAAGCTCTTTGACCGGCGCGGCCCGGACTTCGTCATGTTTCCGTCCATCGCCTGCCTGGCCCTGGGCGTGCTGACCCTGAGCTTCTGCAGCAACGGCACCATGATGCTGGTGTCGGGCGGCCTCATCGGCGCAGGCATCGGCGTCATCCAGTCCTGCGGCCTGACCATCGCCGTGCAGGCCACGCCGCCGGAACACGTGGGCCTGGCCAATTCCACCTACTTTGTCTTTCTGGACATTGCCGTGGGCTTTGGTCCCGCCGTGCTGGGCATTCTGCAGCCCTTCACCGGCTATGGCGGCATGTACTTTGCCATGGCGCTGCTCTGCGCCTCCTGCCTGCTGGTCTACGCCCGCATCCGGCCCCGGCGCAACCGCTAG
- a CDS encoding DMT family transporter — MSHTPPSPAAPAPGRGACLVLLGALCFSTSGTAQALAPEGATPYVIGALRMQVAFLALLVWCLLRKRLPQQLHHWPLRWLLPAAGGLVLFQLCFFRGVQLTGVAVGTVASIGFSPLAAAVLAWLLLGERPGPRWYAATLLSLAGLCCLSGADGTVPWTSLLLPLAAGTGYALYFVCTRPLGRQYAPDSIMLVLTGLSGLALLPVLPASPLYWLVSPAGTATALYLGTVTAALAFSLTTAGLRLTRAATAATLALAEPLAAACWGIFLLHERLSAVQLAGLGLLVAGMAILATERPPHALPAAGQIIPPGPPAARAQDTPPEEDRTRNPADNDA, encoded by the coding sequence ATGTCGCACACGCCCCCCTCCCCCGCTGCGCCCGCTCCGGGCCGCGGCGCCTGCCTTGTTCTGCTGGGCGCCCTCTGCTTCAGCACGTCCGGCACCGCCCAGGCGCTGGCCCCGGAAGGCGCCACGCCCTACGTCATCGGCGCCCTGCGCATGCAGGTGGCCTTTCTGGCCCTGCTGGTCTGGTGCCTGCTGCGCAAACGCCTGCCGCAGCAGCTGCATCACTGGCCCCTGCGCTGGCTGCTGCCGGCTGCGGGCGGGCTGGTGCTTTTCCAGCTCTGCTTTTTTCGCGGGGTCCAGCTCACCGGGGTTGCCGTGGGCACCGTGGCCTCCATCGGCTTTTCTCCGCTTGCGGCCGCCGTTCTGGCCTGGCTGCTGCTGGGCGAACGGCCCGGCCCGCGCTGGTATGCCGCCACACTCCTGTCCCTGGCCGGTTTGTGCTGCCTGAGCGGCGCTGACGGCACGGTACCCTGGACCAGTCTGCTGCTGCCCCTGGCCGCCGGCACGGGCTATGCCCTCTATTTTGTCTGCACCCGGCCGCTGGGCCGGCAGTATGCCCCGGACAGCATCATGCTGGTGCTCACAGGACTGAGCGGTCTGGCCCTGCTGCCTGTCCTGCCTGCCTCTCCCCTGTACTGGCTGGTCAGCCCTGCCGGAACGGCAACCGCCCTCTACCTCGGCACGGTGACGGCAGCCCTGGCCTTCAGCCTGACCACGGCCGGTCTGCGCCTGACCCGCGCCGCCACCGCGGCCACACTGGCCCTTGCCGAGCCGCTGGCCGCTGCCTGCTGGGGGATTTTTCTTCTGCATGAGCGGCTCTCCGCCGTGCAGCTGGCGGGCCTTGGCCTGCTGGTGGCCGGCATGGCCATCCTGGCCACGGAGCGCCCGCCGCATGCCCTGCCCGCCGCCGGACAGATCATTCCGCCCGGGCCGCCGGCGGCACGGGCACAGGACACGCCCCCCGAAGAGGACCGCACCCGCAATCCGGCGGACAACGACGCCTGA
- a CDS encoding 30S ribosomal protein S1, with translation MADKETGHDNEMNFESALENYLNSDFGDLEEGSIVKGEIVRVDDDNVLVDVNFKSEGQIPASEFRDSAGNMTVKVGDTVDVYVVRKNEGEGTITLSFERAKRMQVFDKLEDVQENNQVIKGHIVRRIKGGYTVDIGGVEAFLPGSHVDLRPVPDMDALVNQEFEFRVLKINRRRSNVIVSRRVLLEEERDSKRQDLLRTLEEGQIVHGKAKNITEYGVFVDLGGLDGLLHITDMSWKRIRHPKEMITMGQDLTLKVLSFDRENNKVSLGLKQLVPDPWQDISARFPEGTKHVGKVTNLVDYGTFVELEPGVEGLVHISEMSWTRKLRHPSQMVHTGDEVEVVILGVDGEKKRISLGMKQVRPNPWELVAEKYPEGTILEGVIKNITEFGMFIGIEDGIDGLIHVSDISWTKKVRHPNELYKVGDTVQAKVLTVDQENEKFTLGIKQLVDDPWGHVPSTYPVGCTVKGVITNITDFGLFVEVEEGIEGLVHVSELSGKKVKTPAEMYKEGQEIEAKVIHVSAEERRLGLSIKQIKDEEERRKPKEFHAGPQETGQSLGDLLKAAARENSEN, from the coding sequence ATGGCTGACAAGGAAACCGGGCACGACAATGAAATGAATTTCGAGAGTGCCCTCGAAAACTACCTCAACTCCGACTTTGGCGACCTGGAAGAAGGCTCCATTGTCAAGGGCGAAATCGTCCGCGTTGATGACGACAATGTGCTGGTGGATGTGAACTTCAAGTCCGAAGGGCAGATCCCGGCCAGCGAGTTCCGCGATTCCGCGGGCAACATGACCGTCAAGGTGGGCGATACGGTGGATGTCTACGTGGTTCGCAAGAACGAAGGCGAAGGCACCATCACGCTCTCTTTTGAACGAGCCAAGCGCATGCAGGTCTTCGACAAGCTGGAAGACGTGCAGGAGAACAATCAGGTCATCAAGGGCCATATCGTGCGCCGTATCAAGGGCGGCTACACGGTGGATATCGGTGGTGTGGAAGCCTTCCTGCCTGGCTCCCATGTGGACCTGCGCCCCGTGCCGGACATGGACGCGCTGGTCAATCAGGAATTTGAATTCCGCGTGCTCAAGATCAACCGCCGCCGCAGCAACGTCATCGTGTCCCGCCGCGTGCTGCTGGAAGAAGAACGCGATTCCAAGCGCCAGGATCTGCTCCGCACGCTGGAAGAAGGCCAGATCGTGCACGGCAAGGCCAAGAATATCACCGAATACGGGGTGTTCGTGGACCTCGGCGGCCTCGACGGCCTGCTGCACATCACGGATATGAGCTGGAAGCGCATCCGCCATCCCAAGGAAATGATCACCATGGGGCAGGACCTGACCCTCAAGGTGCTTTCCTTCGACCGCGAAAACAACAAGGTCTCCCTGGGCCTCAAGCAGCTGGTGCCCGATCCGTGGCAGGACATCTCCGCCCGCTTCCCCGAAGGCACCAAGCATGTGGGCAAGGTCACCAATCTGGTGGACTACGGGACCTTTGTGGAACTGGAACCCGGCGTGGAAGGCCTGGTGCACATCTCCGAAATGTCCTGGACCCGCAAGCTGCGTCATCCTTCCCAGATGGTGCACACCGGTGACGAAGTGGAAGTGGTCATCCTGGGCGTGGATGGCGAAAAGAAGCGCATCAGCCTCGGCATGAAGCAGGTTCGTCCCAATCCCTGGGAACTGGTGGCGGAAAAGTACCCCGAAGGCACCATTCTTGAGGGCGTCATCAAGAACATCACCGAATTCGGCATGTTCATCGGCATTGAAGACGGCATCGACGGCCTCATTCACGTGTCCGACATCAGCTGGACCAAGAAGGTGCGCCATCCCAACGAACTGTACAAGGTGGGCGACACCGTGCAGGCCAAGGTGCTCACCGTGGACCAGGAAAACGAAAAGTTCACCCTGGGCATCAAGCAGCTGGTGGATGATCCGTGGGGCCATGTGCCCAGCACCTACCCCGTGGGCTGCACCGTCAAGGGCGTGATCACCAATATCACCGACTTTGGCCTGTTTGTGGAAGTGGAAGAAGGCATCGAAGGCCTGGTGCATGTGTCCGAACTTTCCGGCAAGAAGGTCAAGACCCCTGCCGAAATGTACAAGGAAGGCCAGGAAATCGAAGCCAAGGTCATCCATGTGAGCGCCGAGGAACGCCGTCTGGGTCTGTCCATCAAGCAGATCAAGGACGAGGAAGAGCGCCGCAAGCCCAAGGAATTCCATGCCGGTCCCCAGGAAACCGGCCAGAGCCTGGGCGATCTGCTCAAGGCCGCTGCCCGCGAAAACAGCGAAAACTAG
- a CDS encoding tetratricopeptide repeat protein, whose translation MKKGFFPGLRTGGRQALTGLLCAGLLWVGQAPVFAADKVPDAPAAAPQATAEQAAEQSAERAAERAAEDARTAAALRQVQQALDAGKYEQAVSLLGPLAEKEGNGEALYVLGTLTMQGKGVKRSPQRGAALLRKAAEKGELRAQNALATAYCTGNGVRRNFREAARWYRKAAEQGLAEAQFSLGYLYANGRGVPKREDMAIDWYSRAANQGLADAQYSLGWTYMNAKGSNQSDTKAAHWFERAAQQDHKKAMNNLAYMYAEGRGFAQDNAKAIQWYTRAAEAGYAEAQYNLGFMYEQGRGVAQDYARAVEWYLKAAEAGEPAAQYSLGLMYDQGTGVQRNLSEAQRWYELAAKNGDPDARAHLRAQERSAPSRKKK comes from the coding sequence GTGAAAAAGGGGTTTTTTCCGGGACTGCGGACCGGGGGGCGTCAGGCCCTGACGGGGCTGCTTTGTGCGGGACTGCTCTGGGTGGGGCAGGCGCCGGTTTTTGCCGCCGACAAGGTCCCGGATGCGCCGGCAGCGGCGCCGCAGGCCACCGCAGAACAGGCTGCGGAACAGTCCGCAGAACGGGCCGCAGAACGGGCCGCCGAGGATGCCCGCACGGCTGCCGCACTCCGGCAGGTGCAGCAGGCGCTGGATGCCGGCAAGTATGAGCAGGCCGTGTCCCTGCTTGGTCCCCTGGCCGAGAAGGAGGGCAATGGCGAGGCCCTGTATGTGCTGGGAACGCTGACCATGCAGGGTAAGGGGGTGAAGCGCAGTCCGCAGCGCGGTGCCGCCCTGCTCAGAAAGGCGGCCGAAAAGGGCGAGCTGCGGGCACAGAATGCCTTGGCCACGGCCTATTGCACGGGAAACGGCGTGCGCCGCAATTTTCGGGAGGCTGCCCGCTGGTATCGCAAGGCGGCAGAGCAGGGCCTGGCCGAGGCGCAGTTCTCGCTGGGCTATCTCTATGCCAACGGACGCGGCGTGCCCAAGCGCGAGGACATGGCCATCGACTGGTACAGCCGCGCCGCCAATCAGGGGCTGGCCGATGCCCAGTATTCGCTGGGCTGGACCTATATGAACGCCAAGGGATCCAATCAGAGCGACACCAAGGCCGCTCACTGGTTTGAGCGGGCTGCCCAGCAGGACCACAAGAAGGCCATGAACAATCTGGCCTACATGTACGCCGAGGGGCGCGGCTTTGCACAGGACAATGCCAAGGCCATCCAGTGGTATACCCGCGCCGCCGAGGCGGGCTATGCCGAAGCGCAGTACAATCTGGGCTTCATGTACGAACAGGGGCGCGGCGTGGCCCAGGACTATGCCAGAGCCGTGGAATGGTACCTCAAGGCGGCCGAAGCGGGCGAACCGGCGGCCCAGTACAGCCTGGGCCTCATGTATGACCAGGGCACGGGCGTGCAGCGCAACCTCAGCGAGGCGCAGCGCTGGTATGAACTGGCGGCCAAAAACGGCGATCCCGATGCCCGCGCGCATCTGCGCGCCCAGGAGCGCAGCGCGCCCTCCCGCAAGAAAAAATAG
- a CDS encoding DMT family transporter has product MREATTGTLLALLATVIWSGNFVVARAVAHMIPPWQCNFWRWVTAFAVCLPFAWPALRRDWPALRRHWKHVLLMSLLGVSLMNTFFYKAGQSTESLNMALIAPTAPIVILLLSRVLYGEAIRPRRLLGMLVVLAGIVILVSRGDWQRLATLSFARGDLWSLGGAFSFGLYSLFMRFRAPEISTLGFSAATFGLGAALTLPCVVAEWLLLPPVTWSMPVLVGILYAGVGCSFVSFCLWTRAIAAIGPVRAGIVYYSLPVFAAVGAWLVLGEAVNAAQLAGGALIIGGIITATVQLPREHRH; this is encoded by the coding sequence ATGCGGGAAGCCACAACGGGAACCCTGCTGGCCCTGCTGGCCACGGTCATCTGGTCAGGAAATTTCGTGGTGGCCCGCGCCGTGGCCCACATGATTCCGCCCTGGCAGTGCAATTTCTGGCGCTGGGTCACGGCCTTTGCGGTCTGCCTGCCCTTTGCCTGGCCGGCCCTGCGCCGCGACTGGCCGGCCCTGCGCCGGCACTGGAAGCACGTGCTGCTCATGTCCCTGCTGGGGGTTTCGCTCATGAACACCTTTTTCTACAAGGCCGGGCAAAGCACCGAAAGCCTGAACATGGCCCTCATTGCGCCCACGGCCCCCATTGTCATCCTGCTGCTGTCCCGCGTGCTCTACGGCGAGGCCATCCGCCCCCGGCGCCTGCTGGGCATGCTGGTAGTGCTGGCGGGCATCGTCATTCTGGTAAGCCGGGGCGACTGGCAGCGCCTGGCCACCCTGAGCTTTGCCCGCGGGGACCTCTGGTCGCTGGGCGGGGCCTTCAGCTTTGGCCTTTATTCCCTGTTCATGCGCTTCCGCGCGCCGGAAATCTCCACCCTGGGTTTCAGCGCCGCCACCTTCGGCCTGGGCGCGGCCCTGACGCTGCCCTGCGTGGTCGCGGAATGGCTCCTGCTGCCGCCGGTCACCTGGTCCATGCCGGTGCTGGTGGGCATTCTCTATGCCGGGGTGGGCTGTTCCTTTGTTTCCTTCTGCCTCTGGACCCGTGCCATCGCCGCCATCGGCCCGGTGCGGGCGGGCATTGTCTATTATTCCCTGCCGGTCTTTGCGGCCGTCGGGGCCTGGCTGGTCCTGGGAGAAGCCGTCAATGCGGCGCAGCTTGCGGGCGGCGCCCTCATCATCGGCGGCATCATCACCGCCACCGTGCAGCTTCCCCGCGAGCACCGGCACTGA
- the rdgB gene encoding RdgB/HAM1 family non-canonical purine NTP pyrophosphatase, translated as MTSQRMRAVLATTNAGKVRELAGPLADFGVDVVGLDHFPHIGDIVEDGLTFEENALIKARTVAAETGLVSIADDSGLEVDALDGAPGIHSARYGNDWELLPGENRDDRNIRKLLYALRQVPDAQRSGRFVCCMAAVRPACLGGGELVVRGTWDGRLLTARRGSNGFGYDPVFLDPHLGRSAAELSREEKLARSHRGQALRALLARWEAFMHGAAQPSAD; from the coding sequence ATGACATCACAGCGCATGCGCGCCGTACTGGCCACCACCAATGCCGGCAAGGTCCGGGAACTGGCCGGTCCGCTGGCTGACTTTGGCGTGGACGTGGTGGGGCTGGATCACTTTCCCCACATTGGCGACATTGTGGAAGACGGGCTGACCTTTGAGGAAAACGCCCTCATCAAGGCCCGCACCGTGGCCGCCGAAACCGGCCTGGTCAGCATTGCCGACGATTCCGGCCTGGAGGTGGACGCCCTGGACGGCGCCCCGGGCATTCATTCCGCCCGCTACGGCAATGACTGGGAGCTGCTGCCCGGCGAAAACCGCGACGACCGCAACATCCGCAAGCTGCTGTACGCCCTGCGTCAGGTTCCCGACGCACAGCGCAGCGGCCGCTTTGTGTGCTGCATGGCCGCCGTGCGCCCGGCCTGTCTGGGCGGGGGCGAGCTGGTGGTGCGCGGCACCTGGGACGGCCGCCTGCTCACGGCCCGGCGCGGCAGCAACGGCTTTGGCTATGACCCTGTTTTTCTTGATCCGCACCTGGGGCGCAGCGCCGCGGAACTGAGCCGCGAGGAAAAACTTGCCCGCAGCCACCGCGGCCAGGCCCTGCGCGCCCTGCTGGCCCGCTGGGAAGCCTTCATGCACGGGGCCGCGCAACCCTCAGCAGACTAG